One genomic region from Euzebya tangerina encodes:
- a CDS encoding ABC transporter substrate-binding protein, with the protein MNTRLLALLTVLALLIVACGGETTDDEGTTDGTEEATDEEASDEANEDAGDEAAEAGDCEVDSLPLFADGTLTIATGEPVFPPWMIDDDPTNGEGFESAVAYALAEEMGFSADQVEWVRTEFDAAITPGDKDYDFNMQQYSITEERDEVVDFSVPYYESQKSVIALNGTPAAEATSFEELQAGTWGATVGTTDLDYMENVLELEDVAVFDTQADVVAAMVAGQIDATVAALPTALFLTAVEIEDATIAAVLPAEEGTEGEGMGLLFSEGSELKPCVDAALTSLDEAGTLDELAVEWLQGDGDIPLIES; encoded by the coding sequence TTGAACACACGGCTGCTCGCCCTCCTGACCGTTCTGGCCCTCCTGATCGTCGCGTGTGGCGGTGAGACCACCGACGACGAGGGGACGACTGACGGCACCGAGGAGGCCACGGACGAGGAGGCAAGCGACGAGGCCAACGAGGACGCCGGTGATGAAGCGGCCGAGGCGGGCGACTGCGAGGTCGACAGCCTGCCGCTGTTCGCCGACGGAACCCTCACCATCGCCACCGGCGAGCCGGTCTTCCCACCGTGGATGATCGACGACGACCCGACCAACGGTGAGGGCTTCGAGAGTGCCGTCGCTTACGCGTTGGCGGAGGAGATGGGCTTCAGCGCCGACCAAGTCGAGTGGGTTCGGACCGAGTTCGACGCGGCCATCACGCCGGGTGACAAGGACTACGACTTCAACATGCAGCAGTACTCCATCACCGAGGAGCGCGACGAGGTCGTCGACTTCTCGGTGCCCTACTACGAGAGCCAGAAATCCGTCATCGCGCTGAACGGCACACCCGCGGCTGAGGCCACCAGCTTCGAGGAGCTGCAGGCCGGTACATGGGGCGCCACCGTCGGAACCACCGACTTGGACTACATGGAGAACGTCCTGGAGCTCGAGGACGTCGCCGTCTTCGACACCCAGGCCGATGTCGTCGCAGCCATGGTCGCCGGGCAGATCGACGCCACCGTCGCCGCGCTCCCGACGGCCCTGTTCCTCACCGCCGTGGAGATCGAGGACGCCACCATCGCCGCCGTCCTCCCTGCGGAGGAGGGCACCGAGGGCGAGGGCATGGGTCTGCTGTTCAGCGAGGGCAGTGAGCTGAAGCCGTGTGTCGACGCCGCCCTGACCAGTCTTGACGAGGCCGGGACCCTGGACGAGCTCGCGGTGGAGTGGCTGCAGGGCGACGGTGACATCCCCCTGATCGAGTCCTGA
- a CDS encoding cell wall-binding repeat-containing protein, with translation MANFHVQTVTVRRTLPGTLVVAVVAALLLVGPAPVGAMPPDPVDIDAGGNRTCSVTADNDVRCWGVDDYGSATPPTDLDDATSVSVGSNHACAVTAAESVVCWGLNDEGQASPPPLVAVSSVSAGGSHSCAVDGGGTVTCWGDDAFGQSTVPDGLEAAQVTAGGSHTCALRVLEDTVVCWGNGADDRLDAPAGEFTAISAGVGHTCGVTLTATVACWGLSAQGQAAPPALTAVTDVVAGASHSCAVHSDGQVDCWGLDDVGQSTVPAGLAPMVAVTAGVDVSCALPPTGEPVCWGKDVTTPSSPPATLGLIDVISSGASGSCAITVTAAISCWGDATVRGLPPLTLTQVVAVSVGDQLTCAIDGAAEAVCWDQAGAVDPPIDPGPVREISTGGAHVCAVGRDDDLVTCWGADGDGQATPPVGLGPVRSVSAGARHTCAVDDDAVVVCWGDGTDDQTNPPGDLPLAAAVAAGEEHTCALSTTGTVRCWGGDTFGQATRPGGLGNVESIAVGPRTSCAQITGGSVQCWGDDRLVQPAATEALEQVSVGTDHVCAIDIDSRPVCWGAAPGGLLGADADLVAPAFPTVEVGQPVRYRAYTTGAPLPTIEVTDGALPAGLSLSSIGVITGTPTEGGLFTVTLTAASGVFGPASQVIDILVLTDPEIDITPSSPSVAKGDTVQLAAAVSDADNNDPDNPARGLRVDWDLDDDGQFDDVEDAFEVSFDASALDPGTYDVTARVTDDEDDTATAAVTVTVTNQLPTVTLSPTNPSVRAGESVVLTAAASDPDGGPVATAWDTDDDGSFDDADGTAVTFTTAGRGPGTYRVAVRVTDDEGGTRIRATTVTVTAAPTPTPTPTPTPTPTPTPSPTLAAPTITVQGPGADDPAGQITLVVTAPEAGPIDTTPVAVLVEGAADVTASEDCAVGTSGVACSLDSLGPGEQRSFVLVVQPAGVTPVTVSVAGQVVVVDTQIADDPIPFAIQVSRERFPQPSGQSGRAAAHVVLSRNDVFADSLGGSVLTAGAPLLFTPSSVLDAATAAEIDRLLGGTGLVYLLGGEVALSLEVEAALTGAGYDVIRLAGPSRVETAVAIATELEQAQGPAREVAIARADSPAGNPTAAWADAVTAGGWAADTLSPILLSPTSGLHPATAAFLSGRPDASITLLGGDFAIGDAVEDALVDRAPNRIAGVNRYATAAAVAAGLWDAPAQGRILAPGGSEDGWAFTLATAGLAADTDQPVLLTELDRLPAETDAALCTAEGRRPFLLLTPADRTDAAVTATVAAACQS, from the coding sequence ATGGCCAACTTCCATGTGCAGACCGTGACAGTTCGTCGGACGTTGCCCGGCACGTTGGTGGTGGCCGTGGTGGCAGCGCTGCTCCTGGTCGGGCCGGCACCGGTTGGCGCGATGCCCCCCGATCCGGTCGACATCGACGCCGGAGGAAACCGGACCTGTTCGGTCACCGCCGACAACGACGTGCGGTGCTGGGGTGTGGACGACTACGGCTCGGCCACACCGCCGACGGATCTGGACGATGCGACCTCGGTCTCCGTCGGGAGCAACCACGCGTGCGCCGTGACTGCGGCCGAGAGTGTGGTCTGTTGGGGGCTGAACGACGAGGGGCAGGCCTCACCCCCACCGCTGGTGGCCGTGAGCAGCGTGTCCGCCGGAGGCAGCCACTCCTGCGCCGTCGACGGCGGCGGCACGGTGACCTGCTGGGGTGACGACGCGTTCGGGCAGTCCACCGTTCCGGATGGGCTCGAGGCGGCGCAGGTCACAGCCGGCGGCAGCCACACCTGTGCCCTTCGGGTGCTGGAGGACACGGTGGTCTGCTGGGGCAATGGCGCCGACGACCGATTGGATGCCCCGGCCGGGGAGTTCACGGCCATCAGCGCCGGTGTCGGCCACACCTGTGGCGTGACCCTCACGGCGACGGTGGCGTGCTGGGGTCTGAGCGCCCAGGGTCAGGCGGCGCCTCCCGCCCTCACGGCGGTGACCGACGTCGTTGCGGGGGCCTCCCACTCCTGCGCCGTGCACTCTGACGGCCAGGTGGACTGCTGGGGGCTGGACGACGTCGGCCAGTCGACGGTCCCGGCCGGCCTCGCCCCGATGGTGGCGGTCACGGCGGGGGTCGATGTGTCCTGCGCGCTCCCACCGACCGGGGAGCCCGTCTGCTGGGGCAAGGACGTCACCACACCCTCCTCACCGCCCGCGACGCTTGGTCTGATCGACGTCATCTCCTCCGGCGCCTCCGGCAGCTGCGCGATCACCGTCACGGCCGCCATCAGCTGCTGGGGTGACGCGACGGTGAGAGGTCTGCCGCCGCTCACGCTCACGCAGGTGGTTGCGGTCTCGGTCGGCGACCAGCTCACCTGCGCGATCGACGGTGCCGCTGAGGCGGTCTGCTGGGATCAGGCCGGAGCGGTCGATCCCCCGATTGACCCAGGTCCGGTACGGGAGATCTCCACGGGTGGAGCCCACGTGTGCGCCGTCGGACGCGACGACGACCTGGTGACGTGCTGGGGCGCCGACGGGGACGGTCAGGCCACCCCGCCGGTCGGGTTGGGGCCCGTTCGGTCGGTGTCGGCCGGCGCTCGTCACACCTGCGCTGTGGACGATGATGCCGTGGTGGTCTGCTGGGGCGACGGCACTGACGATCAGACCAACCCGCCCGGCGATCTGCCCCTCGCAGCCGCGGTTGCAGCAGGTGAGGAGCACACCTGCGCGCTGAGCACCACCGGCACCGTGCGCTGCTGGGGTGGGGACACCTTCGGGCAGGCCACCAGACCTGGCGGCCTGGGCAATGTGGAGAGCATCGCCGTCGGCCCGCGGACGAGTTGCGCCCAGATCACCGGGGGCTCAGTCCAGTGCTGGGGTGATGACCGGCTCGTCCAGCCCGCTGCGACGGAGGCGCTGGAGCAGGTCTCCGTCGGCACGGACCACGTGTGCGCGATCGACATCGACAGCAGACCCGTCTGCTGGGGAGCCGCACCGGGCGGCCTGCTCGGTGCCGACGCGGACCTGGTCGCTCCGGCCTTCCCCACCGTCGAGGTCGGACAGCCGGTGCGGTATCGGGCCTACACCACGGGGGCGCCGCTCCCGACCATCGAGGTGACCGATGGTGCCCTCCCTGCTGGCCTCTCCCTCTCCTCCATCGGCGTCATCACCGGCACACCCACAGAAGGTGGGCTGTTCACGGTCACCCTCACGGCTGCCTCCGGCGTGTTCGGACCGGCTTCTCAGGTCATCGACATCCTGGTCCTGACCGACCCCGAGATCGACATCACACCCTCCAGTCCATCCGTGGCGAAGGGTGACACCGTCCAGTTGGCGGCCGCCGTCAGCGATGCGGACAACAACGACCCGGACAATCCGGCGCGGGGACTGCGGGTCGACTGGGATCTTGACGACGACGGTCAGTTCGATGATGTGGAAGACGCGTTCGAGGTGTCGTTCGACGCCTCCGCGCTCGACCCCGGGACCTACGACGTCACCGCGCGCGTGACGGACGACGAGGACGACACGGCGACCGCAGCCGTGACCGTGACCGTGACGAACCAACTGCCGACGGTGACGCTGAGCCCGACGAATCCGAGCGTGCGAGCAGGCGAATCCGTGGTGCTCACCGCGGCCGCCAGTGATCCCGATGGTGGACCGGTCGCGACCGCGTGGGACACCGACGACGACGGATCCTTCGATGACGCAGACGGAACGGCGGTCACGTTCACCACCGCTGGCAGAGGCCCCGGCACCTACCGGGTCGCCGTTCGTGTGACCGACGACGAGGGCGGGACGCGCATCCGCGCCACCACCGTCACGGTGACCGCCGCCCCGACCCCGACACCCACACCCACACCGACCCCGACACCGACACCGACACCGAGCCCGACCCTGGCCGCACCCACGATCACCGTTCAGGGGCCGGGCGCCGACGACCCGGCAGGACAGATCACCCTGGTGGTGACCGCGCCGGAGGCGGGACCGATCGACACCACGCCCGTCGCCGTGCTGGTCGAGGGGGCCGCTGACGTCACCGCGTCCGAGGACTGTGCCGTGGGAACCTCCGGCGTCGCCTGCAGCCTGGACAGCTTGGGGCCCGGGGAGCAGCGGAGCTTCGTGCTGGTGGTGCAGCCCGCTGGAGTGACACCGGTGACCGTGTCGGTGGCTGGGCAGGTCGTGGTCGTCGACACCCAGATCGCCGACGACCCGATCCCCTTCGCCATCCAGGTGTCGCGCGAGCGGTTCCCCCAACCGTCTGGACAGTCAGGGCGCGCCGCCGCGCACGTGGTGCTGTCCCGCAATGACGTCTTCGCCGACAGCCTGGGCGGCAGCGTATTGACCGCCGGAGCTCCACTGCTGTTCACCCCCAGCAGTGTGCTGGACGCCGCCACCGCGGCTGAGATCGATCGTCTGCTCGGTGGCACGGGGCTGGTCTACCTCCTCGGTGGCGAGGTCGCGCTGTCGCTGGAGGTGGAGGCGGCGCTGACCGGCGCCGGGTACGACGTGATCCGTCTGGCCGGCCCGTCACGGGTCGAGACCGCCGTGGCCATCGCCACGGAGCTCGAGCAGGCCCAGGGACCGGCCCGGGAGGTAGCGATCGCCCGAGCTGACTCACCCGCAGGCAACCCCACGGCTGCGTGGGCCGACGCGGTCACGGCCGGCGGCTGGGCGGCGGACACCCTGAGCCCGATCCTGCTGAGCCCCACGTCGGGACTGCACCCGGCGACGGCTGCCTTCCTCAGCGGCCGGCCCGACGCATCGATAACGCTGCTGGGTGGCGATTTCGCCATCGGGGACGCGGTCGAGGATGCGCTGGTGGATCGGGCACCGAACCGCATCGCGGGGGTCAACCGGTACGCCACGGCCGCCGCGGTGGCGGCGGGTCTTTGGGATGCGCCAGCCCAGGGTCGGATCCTCGCTCCCGGTGGGTCGGAGGACGGCTGGGCCTTCACGCTGGCCACTGCCGGTCTGGCCGCCGACACGGATCAGCCGGTGCTGCTGACCGAACTCGACCGACTACCGGCCGAGACGGATGCAGCGCTCTGCACGGCAGAGGGGCGGCGGCCGTTCCTCCTGTTGACCCCCGCCGACCGGACGGACGCCGCGGTGACAGCGACTGTGGCGGCCGCGTGCCAATCCTGA
- a CDS encoding 2,3-bisphosphoglycerate-independent phosphoglycerate mutase, whose translation MGLDFDRYTPLLQDGGRMLLLVVDGLGGFPEADRGSELEDAHTPNLDALAASGITGLTEPAGPGITVGSGPGHLALFGFDPWRYDLGRGVLSAVGVSFDMKPGDVATRGNLAFLDDDGNITDRRAGRIPDEQARPVVEKLRERVALDDVEVFFEPESEHRVVVILRGEGLDGRIDDMDPQEVGVPPLPAKPQDPAAQHTADVLDRLDAAIREALHDQTPDALLMRGFDSLRDMPDFTDRTGMRACAIASYPMYRGVAQLIGFDVLGPPTTMREQIDLVAQHREDYDYHFVHFKYADAAGHDGNREAKVEALENLDADIPALLEAAEANVVAVTGDHASPASAFGHSWHPVPTLLAGGSAGVDDVTTFGERACAGGLFGLRPTQHLLPLMMAAAGRFAKYGA comes from the coding sequence ATGGGACTCGACTTCGACCGCTACACGCCGCTCCTGCAGGACGGGGGGCGGATGCTCCTGCTCGTCGTGGACGGACTGGGCGGCTTTCCCGAAGCCGATCGGGGGAGCGAGTTGGAGGACGCGCACACGCCCAACCTCGACGCGCTCGCGGCGTCGGGCATCACCGGTCTGACCGAGCCGGCCGGTCCCGGGATAACGGTCGGGTCGGGCCCTGGCCATCTCGCGCTGTTCGGCTTCGACCCGTGGCGGTACGACCTCGGTCGCGGGGTCCTGTCCGCGGTGGGTGTCTCCTTCGACATGAAGCCGGGTGACGTCGCCACCCGAGGGAATCTGGCGTTCCTGGATGACGACGGCAACATCACCGACCGGCGTGCTGGCCGGATCCCCGACGAGCAGGCCCGACCGGTCGTGGAGAAGCTGCGCGAACGGGTCGCTCTTGACGACGTCGAGGTGTTCTTCGAGCCGGAGTCGGAGCACCGGGTCGTCGTCATCCTGCGCGGCGAGGGTCTTGATGGGCGAATCGACGACATGGACCCTCAGGAGGTCGGCGTGCCGCCGCTGCCCGCGAAGCCGCAGGATCCGGCAGCCCAGCACACGGCCGACGTGCTCGACCGACTGGATGCGGCCATCCGCGAGGCGCTGCACGACCAAACGCCTGACGCCCTGCTCATGCGGGGGTTCGACTCGTTGCGCGACATGCCGGACTTCACCGACCGGACCGGCATGCGGGCCTGCGCCATCGCGTCCTACCCGATGTACCGGGGCGTGGCCCAGCTGATCGGCTTCGACGTGCTCGGCCCTCCGACGACGATGCGCGAGCAGATCGACCTGGTGGCCCAGCACCGCGAGGACTACGACTACCACTTCGTCCACTTCAAGTATGCCGACGCCGCCGGTCATGACGGCAACCGCGAGGCGAAGGTCGAGGCGCTCGAGAACCTCGACGCCGACATCCCCGCCCTGCTCGAGGCGGCAGAGGCCAACGTGGTCGCCGTCACGGGAGACCACGCCTCACCAGCGTCGGCGTTCGGTCACTCCTGGCACCCGGTCCCCACGCTGCTGGCCGGGGGATCGGCCGGCGTGGACGACGTGACGACCTTCGGTGAACGGGCCTGTGCCGGTGGACTCTTCGGCCTGCGGCCGACCCAGCACCTGCTGCCCTTGATGATGGCGGCCGCTGGCAGGTTCGCGAAGTACGGGGCCTAG
- the nuoL gene encoding NADH-quinone oxidoreductase subunit L, with translation MISDYAWLIPVIPGVGAVLTWLFGKHLKGKGAEFGITALVFAFLLSCGVAYEVFTANVDVVAEFEESHEEEGHGDEEGGAGEEGEETSLLDNVAIATTGLDGLILAAEADDEVVIPAGLESFVNERSVSLGSLGGDFELEAGQRVDGLAAMMFLLVTFVSLMVHVYSTGYMKGEPRYTYYFTLLGLFTMSMLLMVIANNMLQLLVGWELVGVCSFLLIGFYWEGRKNQSAAQKAFLTTKFGDVGLMVGVVSLWAQFGTFNIGTIIHDATAGVQAGGAELDKGLLTFGLISLFIGAIGKSAQFPLQTWLPDAMAGPTPVSALIHAATMVTAGVFLVARIFPVYSLSTTAKAVIAIIGAITLFSMGFLALVQDDIKRVLAYSTVSQLGYMVAALAFSYTAGIFHLFTHGFFKALLFLGSGSVIHAVHSNDMVNMGGLRRKMPVTFWTWVVGTLALAAVPPLAGFWSKDEALVSALTTGGYTGTVVVTLGAIGGFVTAFYMARATTMTFFGTYRGEGTPHESPPSMKWPLILLAVPAALIGFINLPFDFFHPYGFAAWTMPSLEYFATHPALFDLPLAAGSSLLGVLGLGLGYLMYRTYKAPAEDPFNNLGLVTTVLQRKYFLDDLYSGVIMHTVRDRISPAMYWINDKVIDRVVYLAGASTTATGRGLYKVVDQKGIDGVVNGAGTGANWTGGLIKFAQSGNVQAYAGAMFIGVFLFGVLFAAAA, from the coding sequence ATGATCTCTGATTACGCGTGGCTGATCCCGGTCATCCCGGGCGTTGGTGCCGTGCTCACCTGGCTCTTCGGCAAGCACCTCAAGGGCAAGGGTGCCGAGTTCGGCATCACCGCCCTGGTGTTCGCGTTCCTGCTGTCCTGCGGTGTTGCCTACGAGGTCTTCACCGCCAACGTCGACGTGGTCGCAGAGTTCGAGGAGTCCCACGAGGAGGAGGGCCACGGCGACGAGGAGGGCGGCGCCGGTGAGGAGGGGGAGGAGACCTCGCTCCTGGACAACGTCGCCATCGCGACGACCGGCCTGGACGGGCTGATCCTGGCGGCCGAGGCGGATGACGAGGTGGTCATCCCGGCAGGGCTCGAGTCCTTCGTCAACGAGAGGTCCGTGTCGCTCGGCAGCCTGGGCGGCGACTTCGAGTTGGAGGCGGGTCAGCGGGTCGACGGCCTGGCCGCCATGATGTTCCTGCTGGTCACCTTCGTGTCGTTGATGGTCCACGTCTACTCGACCGGCTACATGAAGGGCGAGCCCCGGTACACCTACTACTTCACGCTGCTCGGCCTGTTCACCATGTCGATGCTCCTCATGGTGATCGCCAACAACATGCTGCAGCTGCTGGTTGGCTGGGAACTGGTCGGCGTCTGCTCGTTCCTGCTCATCGGGTTCTACTGGGAAGGTCGGAAGAACCAGTCCGCTGCGCAGAAGGCGTTCCTGACCACCAAGTTCGGCGACGTCGGGCTGATGGTCGGTGTGGTGTCGCTGTGGGCCCAGTTCGGCACCTTCAACATCGGCACGATCATCCACGACGCCACCGCCGGCGTGCAGGCCGGGGGCGCCGAGCTCGACAAGGGGCTGTTGACCTTCGGGCTGATCTCGCTGTTCATCGGTGCGATCGGCAAGTCGGCGCAGTTCCCACTGCAGACCTGGCTGCCGGACGCCATGGCCGGCCCGACCCCGGTCTCCGCTCTGATCCACGCGGCCACGATGGTGACGGCCGGCGTGTTCCTCGTGGCGCGGATCTTCCCGGTCTACTCGCTGTCGACCACCGCCAAGGCGGTCATCGCGATCATCGGCGCGATCACGCTGTTCTCGATGGGATTCCTCGCGTTGGTGCAGGACGACATCAAGCGGGTGCTGGCCTACTCGACGGTGTCGCAGCTCGGCTACATGGTCGCGGCGCTGGCCTTCAGCTACACCGCCGGCATCTTCCACCTCTTCACCCACGGCTTCTTCAAGGCGCTGCTGTTCCTCGGCTCCGGCTCGGTGATCCACGCCGTCCACTCCAACGACATGGTCAACATGGGCGGATTGCGACGGAAGATGCCCGTCACCTTCTGGACCTGGGTCGTCGGCACCCTGGCGCTGGCCGCCGTGCCACCCCTGGCCGGGTTCTGGTCCAAGGACGAGGCGCTGGTCAGTGCGCTCACGACCGGTGGGTACACGGGAACGGTCGTGGTGACGCTCGGGGCCATCGGTGGGTTCGTCACCGCGTTCTACATGGCGCGGGCGACGACGATGACGTTCTTCGGCACCTACCGCGGTGAGGGCACCCCACACGAGTCGCCGCCGTCGATGAAGTGGCCGTTGATCCTGCTCGCCGTGCCCGCGGCACTCATCGGCTTCATCAACCTGCCGTTCGACTTCTTCCACCCCTACGGCTTCGCCGCCTGGACGATGCCGAGCCTGGAGTACTTCGCGACCCACCCGGCGCTGTTCGATCTGCCGCTGGCGGCCGGGTCGTCCCTGCTGGGGGTCTTGGGTCTGGGACTGGGTTACCTGATGTACCGGACGTATAAGGCACCGGCGGAGGACCCGTTCAACAACCTGGGTCTGGTCACCACCGTCCTGCAGCGCAAGTACTTCCTGGATGACCTGTACTCGGGCGTGATCATGCACACGGTGCGGGACCGGATCTCCCCGGCCATGTACTGGATCAACGACAAGGTGATCGATCGGGTCGTGTATCTCGCCGGCGCCTCGACGACGGCCACCGGCCGGGGGCTGTACAAGGTCGTGGACCAGAAGGGTATCGACGGCGTCGTCAACGGTGCCGGGACCGGCGCGAACTGGACCGGCGGGCTGATCAAGTTCGCCCAGTCAGGCAACGTGCAGGCCTACGCCGGCGCCATGTTCATCGGTGTCTTCCTCTTCGGCGTGCTCTTCGCTGCTGCCGCCTGA
- the nuoK gene encoding NADH-quinone oxidoreductase subunit NuoK: MQMIIPLTFAAVLFCTGVYGVLARRNAVLVLMSVEMMLASVTVNLVAFGILAAGNGDAIFTGQIFALFVIAIGAAEVGVGLAIILLLYRNRATVNIDDADLLKY, from the coding sequence ATGCAGATGATCATCCCGCTGACGTTTGCGGCTGTGCTGTTCTGCACGGGCGTCTACGGCGTGCTCGCCCGCCGGAACGCCGTGCTGGTGCTGATGAGCGTGGAGATGATGCTGGCCTCGGTCACGGTGAACCTCGTGGCCTTCGGGATCCTGGCGGCCGGCAACGGCGACGCCATCTTCACCGGTCAGATCTTCGCCCTGTTCGTGATCGCCATCGGTGCTGCCGAGGTCGGTGTGGGGCTTGCCATCATCCTGCTGCTGTACCGCAACCGGGCGACCGTCAACATCGACGACGCCGATCTCCTCAAGTACTAG
- a CDS encoding NADH-quinone oxidoreductase subunit J codes for MGLEMADIFMLVVLVLAGAASVFVVVNKNVVHSALSLVVVMLGVAGAFLLMGAEFLAWTQVLVYAGAVIVLILFGLMLTRAPIGPMREDSENARLAFGVSVALFGFLMSLIIVSFNGVELNLSVTPTIALAEFLYVEWAFPLLAMGFLLTVALVGAVIIARAEEGEGPLPDDEDFIDSGEAPPIRSGDSVAEPGYSIPSTETAPVVASGRGGQ; via the coding sequence ATGGGCCTGGAAATGGCAGACATCTTCATGCTGGTCGTCCTGGTGCTGGCCGGGGCAGCCAGCGTCTTCGTGGTCGTCAACAAGAACGTCGTGCACTCCGCGCTCTCCCTGGTCGTCGTCATGCTCGGCGTCGCCGGGGCGTTCCTGCTCATGGGAGCCGAGTTCCTGGCCTGGACCCAGGTGCTGGTCTACGCCGGCGCGGTGATCGTGTTGATCCTGTTCGGGCTCATGCTCACGCGTGCGCCGATCGGCCCGATGCGAGAGGACTCCGAGAACGCACGGTTGGCCTTCGGCGTCAGCGTTGCCCTCTTCGGCTTCCTGATGTCACTGATCATCGTCTCGTTCAACGGCGTCGAGCTGAACCTCTCGGTCACGCCGACGATCGCACTGGCCGAGTTCCTCTACGTCGAGTGGGCCTTCCCGCTGCTTGCCATGGGCTTCCTGCTGACCGTGGCGTTGGTCGGCGCGGTGATCATCGCCCGCGCTGAGGAGGGTGAGGGCCCACTGCCGGATGACGAGGACTTCATCGACTCCGGGGAGGCACCGCCGATCAGGAGTGGCGACTCCGTCGCCGAACCCGGCTACTCCATCCCGTCGACGGAGACGGCGCCCGTCGTGGCATCGGGACGAGGTGGTCAGTGA
- a CDS encoding NuoI/complex I 23 kDa subunit family protein, translating into MSAPTAPKKKGPPQIGLLKGLGVTLKTFLSKPTTQQYPKTKPDLAPRTRGVIALMEENCTVCMLCARECPDWCIYIDSHKETVPPKDGGRARTRNILDRFAIDFALCMYCGICVEVCPFDALFWSPEFEYSTETIEELTHEKEQLRKWMDTVPPPPELEYGAELPKEIQQGLDAARKKAAQRAAATAAAAPAKDDAEQDSGEKKEVEQRLEDTIHVEAQIDQDVFDKLVAEGKSERVARAKAKAAYVRAEKKRQADEIRAKEEG; encoded by the coding sequence ATGTCAGCTCCAACCGCGCCCAAGAAGAAGGGGCCGCCCCAGATCGGTCTCCTGAAGGGTCTCGGCGTCACGCTGAAGACCTTCCTGTCCAAGCCGACGACGCAGCAGTACCCCAAGACCAAGCCAGACCTCGCTCCGCGCACGCGTGGGGTGATCGCGCTGATGGAGGAGAACTGCACCGTCTGCATGCTCTGCGCCCGGGAGTGTCCCGACTGGTGCATCTACATCGACTCCCACAAGGAGACGGTCCCGCCCAAGGACGGCGGTCGTGCCCGGACCCGGAACATCTTGGACCGCTTCGCCATCGACTTCGCCCTCTGCATGTACTGCGGGATCTGCGTCGAGGTCTGTCCCTTCGATGCGTTGTTCTGGAGCCCGGAGTTCGAGTACTCCACCGAGACCATCGAGGAGCTGACCCACGAGAAGGAGCAGCTCCGCAAGTGGATGGACACGGTCCCTCCGCCGCCGGAGCTCGAGTACGGTGCCGAACTGCCCAAGGAGATCCAGCAGGGTCTTGATGCCGCTCGGAAGAAGGCAGCTCAGCGGGCGGCCGCAACTGCCGCGGCGGCACCGGCGAAGGACGACGCCGAGCAGGACTCGGGTGAGAAGAAGGAGGTCGAGCAGCGCCTGGAGGACACGATCCACGTCGAGGCCCAGATCGACCAAGACGTCTTCGACAAGCTGGTCGCCGAGGGCAAGAGCGAGCGTGTGGCCCGAGCCAAGGCCAAGGCCGCCTATGTTCGTGCCGAGAAGAAGCGGCAGGCCGACGAGATCCGCGCGAAGGAAGAGGGATAG